From Aspergillus fumigatus Af293 chromosome 3, whole genome shotgun sequence, a single genomic window includes:
- a CDS encoding alpha/beta fold hydrolase — protein sequence MISIGTHRLYLSISGPPRHNPPDPIVVFIAGAGDVASSYCAVQRLVAPFSPLVLYDRSGLGRSESNPNAPSPTAMSAAAELHTLLKTANIPPPLILAAHSYGAIIAREYLHSYSSDVAGMVLMDASTERNIELFQNPDLDLSAMIGNLKFSEVTGLRAAAQLSREEWRVRAIDTARGVATSQAEAMVREEVCRALAEKEQFKKQALGDRPLSVIRCNGLMDYRRLYEKAVEAGNGTDAQRAAFHELLEKWDGVDREMQEEQLRLSSRSRMVHLPDCGHNVHMIRPEVVADEVRWVREQILGQKIESAL from the coding sequence ATGATCTCCATCGGCACCCATCGCCTCTATCTCTCCATCAGCGGCCCACCCCGCCACAATCCCCCAGATCCTATCGTAGTGTTCATCGCCGGCGCAGGCGACGTCGCATCGTCTTACTGCGCCGTTCAGCGGCTTGTGGCGCCATTCTCCCCGCTTGTTCTTTACGACCGCTCTGGCCTCGGTCGCAGCGAAAGTAATCCCAACGCTCCCAGCCCAACTGCGATGTCCGCAGCTGCCGAGTTACACACCCTACTCAAAACTGCAAACATCCCTCCACCGCTTATCCTGGCAGCTCATTCCTATGGAGCCATCATTGCTAGGGAATACCTCCATTCCTACTCGAGCGATGTTGCGGGCATGGTCCTCATGGATGCCTCAACGGAACGAAACATCGAGTTATTTCAGAACCCGGATTTAGATCTTAGTGCTATGATTGGAAACCTGAAATTTTCTGAGGTCACAGGTCTGCGTGCTGCCGCTCAGCTCTCACGCGAAGAATGGCGGGTGAGAGCGATAGACACTGCGCGGGGAGTGGCTACTTCTCAGGCAGAAGCGATGGTGCGGGAGGAGGTTTGTCGTGCGCTTGCTGAAAAAGAGCAGTTCAAGAAGCAGGCGCTGGGGGATCGGCCTTTGAGCGTGATTCGGTGTAATGGGTTGATGGACTACCGGAGACTATACGAGAAGGCTGTCGAGGCTGGGAATGGGACGGACGCGCAGCGAGCGGCGTTCCATGAGCTGCTGGAAAAATGGGACGGGGTGGATCGTGAGATGCAGGAAGAGCAGTTGAGATTATCTAGCCGGAGTCGGATGGTTCATTTACCGGACTGTGGGCATAATGTACATATGATTCGACCAGAAGTTGTTGCGGACGAGGTTCGATGGGTACGAGAGCAGATTCTAGGTCAGAAGATAGAATCCGCTCTTTGA
- a CDS encoding GNAT family N-acetyltransferase, which produces MTHRKYIPKPYTTPPQQMTRKSCYLEPTAAMSNIVLIPQEFPTVKERDKIVDLYKHLRLAGLKQDPEAFSATYETEAEFPHEKWLARIENPQARTFIALDDGETVPSTGNALTALLSSEWLGTVTIVGPRLAFSSEIDLSAPWRVFEEGDRYTTPQADDRNVVAVYMIAGMFVLPASRGMGNGRRLVEEAIRHTRGASPATEQTLLVLLVEANNEAARKLYERCGFQESNTEVVFGGQQTVGMVLNNGK; this is translated from the coding sequence ATGACTCATCGGAAGTACATACCTAAGCCATACAcaactcctcctcagcaAATGACGCGAAAATCCTGCTATTTGGAGCCCACCGCAGCAATGAGTAACATCGTCCTTATTCCCCAGGAGTTTCCCACAGTAAAAGAAAGGGACAAAATCGTCGACCTGTACAAACATCTCCGCTTAGCAGGCCTCAAACAAGACCCAGAGGCCTTTTCAGCGACGTACGAGACAGAAGCAGAATTTCCTCACGAAAAGTGGCTGGCCCGGATCGAGAACCCGCAAGCACGAACCTTTATCGCCCTGGACGATGGTGAAACCGTCCCTTCAACGGGCAATGCGTTGACGGCCCTTTTGTCGAGCGAATGGCTGGGAACTGTGACTATCGTGGGACCGAGACTTGCGTTCAGCAGTGAGATTGATCTCAGCGCACCGTGGAGGGTATTTGAGGAGGGCGATCGGTATACGACACCACAAGCGGATGACAGAAACGTCGTCGCCGTGTACATGATTGCTGGCATGTTTGTGCTTCCAGCGTCAAGAGGAATGGGGAATGGTCGTCGACTTGTTGAAGAGGCGATTAGACATACCCGAGGCGCTTCTCCAGCTACAGAGCAAACTCTACTGGTCCTACTGGTCGAAGCAAACAACGAAGCTGCAAGGAAACTGTATGAAAGATGCGGATTTCAGGAGTCCAACACGGAAGTAGTGTTCGGTGGACAACAGACAGTTGGGATGGTCCTCAACAATGGAAAGTAA
- a CDS encoding ceramidase, producing the protein MTLGGSETPFWGPITANSKYAAEFINTLTNVVYVIYAIYGLYHLWQKPNVGFLRTVPYLGLMAVGLCSALFHISLNYHTQMLDDLSMMFTTTPVLHRVMTASASPGVTLIVGIVLGSTLLALVIYHLKTDELLLHSLFFVGSVTVIGVFTMRLINARTRAGSEARRQIWGMVRFGAGIFNLGYWLWMVDGWMCSYLKSTRQTVGLPWAFLLELHGWWHICTGGNWRLYLHRDN; encoded by the exons ATGACTTTGGGTGGCTCAGAGACCCCTTTCTGGGGTCCAATTACTGCAAATTCCAA ATACGCTGCCGAATTCATCAACACCTTGACTAACGTAGTGTACG TAATCTATGCCATCTATGGACTCTACCACCTGTGGCAGAAACCAAATGTTGGTTTCCTTCGCACCGTACCCTACTTGGGTTTAATGGCAGTGGGACTCTGTTCCGCTCTGTTCCACATCAGTCTCAATTACCACACCCAGATGT TGGACGACCTCTCCATGATGTTCACAACAACGCCTGTGCTGCACCGCGTCATGACCGCCAGTGCCAGCCCAGGGGTCACGCTTATCGTGGGCATTGTCCTAGGGTCAACCCTTCTCGCCCTAGTCATTTATCACCTAAAGACGGATGAACTGCTTCTGCACTCTTTGTTCTTCGTTGGCTCCGTGACCGTTATTGGAGTTTTTACCATGCGACTAATCAACGCTCGCACACGGGCGGGCTCGGAGGCTCGAAGGCAGATCTGGGGGATGGTACGGTTTGGAGCTG GTATATTCAATTTGGGATACTGGCTCTGGATGGTTGATGGGTGGATGTGCTCCTATTTGAAAAGCACCAGGCAGACGGTGGGTCTTCCCTGGGCTTTTTTGTTGGAGCTTCATGGGTG GTGGCACATATGTACGGGAGGGAATTGGCGCCTATATCTTCATCGCGATAATTGA